From a single Moritella sp. Urea-trap-13 genomic region:
- the gspE gene encoding type II secretion system ATPase GspE, which translates to MSSLDYEEVSESERLPFSFAKKFGVVLSEIDDAWVLYHKADVSPATVLEVRRNLGQAFRLVLLDDEAFELKLTQVFQRDSSEARQLMQDIGNEVDFFTLAEELPTEEDLLESDDDAPIIKLINAMLSEAIKEGASDIHVETFERALVIRFRIDGVLREILKPNRQLASLLISRIKVMSKMDIAEKRIPQDGRISLRIGGRGVDVRVSTLPSSFGERVVMRLLDKNNAKLELVHLGMTLDNRNKMSELIHKPHGIILVTGPTGSGKSTTLYAALSDINSKDRNILTVEDPVEYQLDGIGQTQVNPKVDMTFSRGLRAILRQDPDVVMIGEVRDLETAQIAVQASLTGHLVLSTLHTNTAVGAVTRLRDMGLEPFLLSSSVLGVLAQRLVRTLCADCRESAAPTERELEQLASNRVANVSVIYHSKGCDKCNNTGYRGRTGIHELLIVDEDVRDMIHSGAGEQIVERHIRPFTPSIRQDGIAKVLAGVTTLEEVLRVTREG; encoded by the coding sequence ATGAGTTCTCTGGACTATGAAGAGGTAAGTGAAAGTGAACGCTTGCCTTTTTCGTTTGCGAAAAAATTTGGCGTGGTATTAAGTGAAATTGATGATGCTTGGGTGTTATATCATAAAGCTGATGTTTCACCGGCGACGGTATTGGAAGTGCGACGCAATCTTGGTCAAGCTTTTCGATTAGTGTTGCTAGATGATGAAGCATTTGAGTTAAAGCTGACTCAGGTGTTTCAGCGTGATTCTTCAGAAGCGCGGCAGTTAATGCAAGATATTGGTAACGAAGTTGATTTCTTTACCTTAGCTGAAGAGCTACCTACCGAAGAAGACTTATTAGAATCTGATGATGATGCACCAATCATTAAATTGATTAATGCGATGCTCAGTGAAGCGATTAAAGAAGGGGCTTCCGATATTCATGTGGAAACATTCGAACGTGCATTAGTGATCCGCTTCCGTATTGATGGGGTATTAAGGGAGATCTTAAAACCGAATCGTCAATTAGCCTCATTATTAATATCGCGTATCAAAGTGATGTCAAAAATGGACATTGCGGAGAAACGTATTCCCCAAGATGGTCGTATTTCATTACGTATTGGTGGTCGTGGCGTTGACGTACGTGTATCGACCTTACCGTCAAGTTTTGGTGAGCGAGTGGTAATGCGCTTACTGGATAAAAATAACGCCAAGTTAGAATTAGTACACTTAGGGATGACGTTAGATAATCGCAATAAAATGTCTGAACTTATTCATAAACCGCACGGTATTATTCTTGTTACTGGGCCAACTGGTTCAGGTAAAAGTACCACGCTGTATGCCGCGTTATCGGATATTAACAGTAAAGACCGTAATATTTTAACGGTTGAAGATCCGGTTGAGTATCAACTTGATGGTATTGGTCAAACGCAAGTGAACCCAAAAGTGGATATGACCTTCTCACGTGGTTTACGTGCCATCTTGCGCCAAGATCCCGATGTGGTGATGATTGGTGAAGTACGTGATTTAGAGACTGCTCAAATAGCCGTTCAAGCCAGTTTAACCGGTCACTTAGTATTGTCGACCTTGCATACCAATACGGCGGTGGGTGCTGTTACGCGTTTGCGTGATATGGGCTTGGAACCGTTCTTATTATCTTCCAGTGTACTTGGGGTGCTGGCACAACGGTTAGTGCGAACGCTTTGTGCTGATTGTCGCGAGAGTGCCGCGCCGACTGAGCGTGAACTTGAGCAATTAGCATCAAACCGTGTTGCCAATGTGAGTGTTATTTATCATTCCAAAGGTTGTGATAAATGTAACAACACGGGTTATCGAGGTCGAACCGGTATTCATGAATTGTTAATCGTTGATGAAGATGTCCGTGACATGATCCATAGTGGTGCGGGCGAGCAGATTGTTGAACGTCATATACGCCCATTCACGCCTAGTATCCGTCAAGATGGTATCGCTAAAGTACTTGCAGGTGTCACCACCTTAGAAGAAGTACTTCGTGTTACAAGAGAGGGATAA
- the gspI gene encoding type II secretion system minor pseudopilin GspI, which produces MKPSIGNTLLFKQAGMTLLEVMVAMSIFATAGLAVMKVATENLSSLAYLEEKTFANWVASNTLTELKLANTIPGKSWRKGESELAGRTWYWRYKAEATDSSDFVGVTVEVATDNKYESRVSHLFTYVVR; this is translated from the coding sequence ATGAAACCAAGTATAGGCAATACCCTATTATTTAAACAAGCGGGTATGACGTTACTCGAAGTCATGGTTGCGATGTCGATATTTGCCACCGCGGGGCTGGCGGTAATGAAAGTCGCGACAGAGAATTTAAGCAGCTTAGCTTATTTGGAAGAGAAAACGTTTGCTAACTGGGTGGCATCTAATACGTTAACAGAATTAAAACTGGCGAACACAATCCCGGGTAAATCATGGCGCAAAGGTGAATCTGAACTGGCTGGGCGAACCTGGTATTGGCGTTATAAAGCAGAAGCCACAGACAGTAGTGATTTTGTTGGGGTAACTGTAGAAGTGGCAACAGATAATAAATATGAATCAAGAGTTAGTCACTTATTTACCTATGTGGTGCGCTAA
- the gspD gene encoding type II secretion system secretin GspD — MNLNNVGKKLTSLASGILLSLSGVAVAADYSASFKGTDINEFINVVGKNLNKTVIIDPSVRGKVNVRSYDLLNEEQYYQFFLNVLDVYGYAVVKMDNGVLKVIKSKVAKTSSIPVVDDKNPGQGDEMVTRVVPVRNVSVRELSPLLRQLNDNAGGGNVVHYEPSNVLMLTGRAAVVNRLVEIVRRVDKAGDQEVDIIHLKYASASEMVRIIDSLTKGDGKSKIPSILQPKVVADDRTNSVVISGDPKARQRVATLIQQLDSELESTGNTRVIYLKYANAKEVSEVLKGVGGSIDGGQAGTSKSKSSSKSNLSIEPHEDTNALVITAQPDVMRTLEQVINQLDIRRAQVLVEAIIVELSEGDGVNFGIQWISEAGGTQYNNGTQVPLTTIGAGIYDAQDKETTTTGTDSNGKPYTTTSKTSGDVSTLASALSGINGLAMGVMNSAGSFGAIIQAAANDTQSNILATPSIMTLDNQEASFIVGEEVPVITGSSASSGNDNPFQTVERQEVGIKLKVTPQINEGDAVQLTIEQEVSQVLGSTSVDVTFAKRQVNTTILADSGQTIVIGGLLDEQVTESVSKVPWLGDIPWIGNLFKSTSSSTRKRNLMVFIKPTIIRDNASIRGVSNRKYSLMRAHQLLQQEDGVALMPNTNVPVLPKFNQERVISPALQKYLEEQDNQTVEYDVTTKPDMTETDSSKSEAQ; from the coding sequence ATGAACCTTAATAACGTTGGAAAAAAATTAACAAGCTTAGCCTCAGGGATATTGCTGAGTTTGAGTGGTGTGGCCGTGGCTGCCGACTATTCTGCGAGCTTTAAAGGAACCGATATTAATGAGTTTATTAATGTAGTCGGTAAAAATTTAAATAAAACAGTGATAATTGATCCGAGTGTGCGTGGTAAGGTCAATGTACGCAGCTACGATCTCCTTAATGAAGAACAGTATTATCAGTTTTTTCTTAATGTGTTAGATGTATACGGCTATGCAGTTGTGAAGATGGACAACGGCGTGCTGAAGGTCATTAAAAGCAAAGTAGCAAAAACATCAAGTATTCCCGTTGTCGATGATAAAAATCCGGGTCAGGGTGACGAGATGGTTACCCGTGTTGTGCCCGTGCGTAATGTGTCGGTACGTGAACTTTCCCCTTTGTTGCGTCAATTAAATGATAATGCTGGCGGTGGTAATGTTGTGCATTATGAACCGTCGAATGTATTGATGTTGACTGGCCGTGCCGCCGTGGTTAATCGCTTAGTTGAAATTGTCCGTCGTGTGGATAAAGCGGGTGATCAAGAAGTTGATATTATTCATCTTAAATACGCCTCTGCAAGTGAAATGGTGCGTATTATTGATAGCCTCACTAAAGGTGATGGTAAATCAAAAATCCCTAGTATTTTACAGCCGAAAGTGGTTGCAGATGATCGCACCAATTCGGTTGTTATCAGCGGTGATCCAAAAGCTCGTCAGCGTGTTGCAACCTTAATTCAACAGCTTGACAGTGAGTTAGAAAGCACCGGTAATACTCGGGTTATTTACTTAAAATATGCCAATGCTAAAGAAGTGTCGGAAGTATTAAAAGGTGTTGGTGGTTCCATTGATGGTGGACAGGCAGGTACATCGAAGTCTAAGTCGAGTTCAAAATCAAACCTGAGTATCGAACCACATGAAGATACTAATGCGTTAGTTATCACTGCCCAACCTGATGTCATGCGTACACTTGAGCAAGTGATTAACCAACTTGATATTCGTCGTGCTCAAGTATTAGTTGAAGCCATTATTGTTGAACTGTCAGAAGGTGATGGGGTTAACTTTGGTATTCAGTGGATCTCAGAAGCTGGTGGTACCCAATACAATAACGGTACTCAAGTACCGTTAACGACTATTGGTGCGGGTATTTATGATGCACAGGATAAAGAGACGACGACAACAGGTACAGATTCCAACGGCAAACCATACACGACGACGTCTAAAACATCTGGAGATGTATCTACGCTAGCTTCAGCATTGAGCGGTATCAACGGCCTTGCTATGGGCGTGATGAATAGCGCTGGTAGTTTTGGCGCGATCATTCAAGCTGCAGCCAATGATACTCAGTCAAACATCTTAGCAACACCAAGTATTATGACACTGGATAACCAAGAAGCGTCATTTATTGTCGGTGAGGAAGTACCGGTTATTACCGGGTCTTCTGCCAGCTCAGGTAATGATAATCCTTTCCAAACCGTCGAACGTCAGGAAGTGGGCATTAAGTTAAAAGTCACCCCACAAATCAATGAAGGCGATGCGGTTCAGCTAACCATCGAACAAGAAGTGTCTCAAGTATTGGGCTCTACATCTGTGGATGTGACATTTGCCAAACGCCAAGTGAATACCACTATTTTAGCGGACAGTGGCCAAACGATTGTGATTGGTGGTTTATTGGATGAGCAAGTGACTGAAAGTGTTTCTAAGGTACCTTGGTTAGGTGATATTCCTTGGATTGGTAACTTATTCAAATCAACCTCATCAAGTACTAGAAAACGTAATTTAATGGTGTTTATTAAACCGACTATTATTCGTGATAACGCCTCGATCAGAGGCGTGAGTAACCGTAAATATAGTTTAATGCGTGCGCATCAATTATTACAGCAAGAAGACGGTGTGGCGTTAATGCCAAATACCAATGTTCCCGTGTTACCTAAATTTAATCAAGAACGGGTTATTTCACCTGCACTGCAAAAGTACCTTGAAGAACAAGATAACCAGACTGTTGAATATGATGTGACGACTAAACCTGATATGACAGAAACTGACTCATCAAAAAGCGAGGCGCAATAG
- the gspF gene encoding type II secretion system inner membrane protein GspF has protein sequence MPAFSYLAMDKKGKKKKGVLEADGPKQARNLLREKGLTPLEVEMSAEAEQKKASGVFTFKRGISTADMALLTRQLSTLIAASLPLEESLKAVAEQSELPRIQNMILAVRSRVVEGHTLAESFAEFPHAFDHLYCAMVASGEKSGHLDKVLNRLADYTEQRQKMSSQLTQAMIYPVMLTLVAIGVVSLLLTSVVPKVVGQFEHMGQELPQITQILIGLSDFVSNYGLYLVVAIVLLIIVVKRLLLKPANRLVFDERLLKIPVIGKISRGINTARFARTLSILNASAVPLLESMSIAGQVLTNMHARRLVEGATSRVREGTSLRASLTETKLFPPMMLHMIASGEQSGELGPMLERAADNQDSQFEAQVAMALGIFQPLLVVSMSFVVLFIVMAILQPILSLNQMVAG, from the coding sequence ATGCCAGCATTTTCTTATTTAGCGATGGATAAAAAAGGCAAAAAGAAAAAGGGCGTTTTAGAAGCTGACGGACCCAAGCAAGCACGTAACTTATTACGAGAAAAAGGCTTAACGCCACTTGAAGTAGAAATGTCTGCAGAAGCAGAACAGAAAAAAGCCTCAGGAGTATTTACGTTTAAACGGGGTATTAGTACCGCTGATATGGCGTTGTTAACACGGCAATTATCGACATTGATTGCGGCATCACTGCCGCTGGAAGAATCTTTAAAAGCGGTTGCTGAGCAAAGTGAATTACCGCGTATTCAAAATATGATCTTAGCGGTGCGCAGTCGTGTTGTTGAAGGTCATACCTTAGCGGAAAGTTTCGCTGAATTTCCCCATGCGTTCGATCATTTGTATTGCGCGATGGTTGCGTCGGGTGAAAAATCGGGACATTTGGATAAAGTACTTAATCGTTTAGCTGACTATACCGAGCAACGTCAAAAAATGTCCAGTCAACTGACCCAGGCAATGATCTATCCGGTGATGTTAACGCTGGTAGCTATTGGGGTGGTGTCATTATTGTTAACCAGTGTAGTGCCTAAAGTCGTAGGTCAATTTGAGCACATGGGACAAGAGTTACCGCAAATCACCCAAATACTGATCGGGCTTTCTGATTTTGTCAGTAATTATGGTTTGTATCTTGTGGTTGCGATTGTATTGCTGATAATCGTAGTGAAACGGTTATTGTTAAAACCCGCTAACCGTTTAGTCTTTGATGAACGATTATTAAAAATACCTGTCATTGGTAAGATAAGCCGCGGTATTAATACCGCACGTTTTGCTCGTACGTTAAGTATTTTAAATGCCAGTGCGGTGCCCTTACTTGAGAGTATGTCGATTGCAGGGCAAGTCTTAACTAATATGCATGCGCGTCGATTAGTTGAGGGGGCGACGAGTCGCGTTCGTGAAGGGACTAGCTTAAGAGCCTCATTAACGGAAACTAAGTTATTTCCGCCAATGATGTTACATATGATCGCCAGTGGCGAACAAAGTGGTGAACTCGGTCCCATGTTAGAGCGTGCTGCGGATAACCAAGACTCGCAATTTGAAGCGCAAGTCGCAATGGCGTTAGGCATTTTTCAACCCTTGCTGGTGGTGAGTATGTCGTTTGTTGTATTATTTATTGTGATGGCAATTCTTCAGCCAATTTTGTCTTTAAACCAGATGGTTGCAGGTTAG
- the gspC gene encoding type II secretion system protein GspC, with amino-acid sequence MDNLDALKQLLIKLPQKQIATGCCYLLLAVFCYQSALLTWQLWPTSVNVASSWQPELSAGSNQIKSYDLNTLRNLHLFGKQQTETSTPIVVDNIDAPKTRLSLTLAGLVASSEPSLALAIIEYKGKQETYAIDDEISSTNAVLKQVFTDRIIIEYQANLETLMLDGEEFTRESSQRSSREQRAEKVPTGLSDLRKDLLKNPASITDYVRISPVRKDGKLAGYRVNPGKNRELFKEVGLKPNDLAVSLNGFDLTDTRQAMEVAKQLKYLTDMSLTVERDGQLHSIYLSVPE; translated from the coding sequence ATGGACAATTTAGATGCTCTTAAGCAGCTTTTAATTAAATTACCACAAAAACAAATAGCGACCGGGTGTTGTTATTTACTACTGGCGGTATTTTGCTATCAATCTGCGTTGTTAACTTGGCAGCTATGGCCGACTTCAGTAAATGTTGCTAGCTCTTGGCAACCAGAGTTAAGTGCAGGTAGTAATCAAATCAAAAGTTATGACTTAAATACGCTTCGCAACTTGCATCTATTTGGTAAACAACAGACCGAAACATCAACACCCATTGTCGTTGACAATATAGATGCACCAAAAACGCGTTTGAGCTTAACGTTAGCCGGTCTTGTCGCAAGTAGTGAGCCAAGTCTTGCATTAGCGATTATTGAATACAAAGGCAAGCAAGAAACGTATGCGATTGATGATGAAATTAGCTCAACCAATGCGGTATTAAAGCAGGTGTTTACCGATCGTATTATTATTGAATATCAAGCTAATTTAGAAACCTTGATGTTAGATGGTGAAGAGTTCACGCGTGAAAGTAGTCAACGTTCATCGCGAGAACAGCGTGCGGAGAAAGTACCGACAGGCCTATCTGATTTACGTAAAGATTTATTAAAAAATCCAGCATCTATTACTGATTATGTGCGTATTTCTCCAGTTCGGAAAGATGGCAAGCTGGCGGGTTACCGAGTTAATCCGGGTAAAAACCGTGAATTATTTAAAGAAGTTGGTTTAAAGCCCAATGATCTCGCCGTATCGTTAAACGGATTTGATTTAACCGATACTCGACAAGCAATGGAAGTTGCCAAACAACTGAAATATTTGACGGATATGTCACTTACTGTTGAACGTGATGGACAACTACACAGTATTTATTTGAGTGTGCCAGAGTAG
- the pckA gene encoding phosphoenolpyruvate carboxykinase (ATP) → MTDVNNNNTVIGATIDLSVYGIKDVEEIVYNPSYELLFAEETKASLEGYEKGTVTESGAVAVDTGIFTGRSPKDKYIVRDDTTRDTVWWSDQGKNDNKAISQDVWSDLKTLVTQQLSTKRLFVVDTYCGANANTRLKVRFITEVAWQAHFVKNMFIRPSEADLATYEPDFVVMNGAKCTNPDWEKHGLNSENFVAFNLTEKIQLIGGTWYGGEMKKGMFSYMNYLLPLQGIASMHCSANVSSEGETAIFFGLSGTGKTTLSTDPKRQLIGDDEHGWDDDGVFNFEGGCYAKTIKLSAEAEPEIFGAIRRDALLENVTVLDGGVVDYDDGSKTENTRVSYPIEHIENIVKPISKGGHANKVIFLSADAFGVLPPVSKLTPEQTKYHFLSGFTAKLAGTERGITEPTPTFSACFGAAFLSLHPTKYGQELVKRMEASGAQAYLVNTGWNGTGKRISIKDTRAIIDAILDGSIEKVESKTIPYFNLEVPTTLPGCDTKILDPRDTYEDTNVWEEKAVDLAKRFVNNFEKFTDNEEGKALLAAGPQL, encoded by the coding sequence ATGACAGACGTAAATAATAATAATACAGTTATTGGCGCCACTATCGATCTATCGGTATATGGCATCAAGGATGTTGAAGAAATCGTATATAACCCTTCTTATGAGCTACTTTTTGCAGAAGAAACAAAAGCGAGTCTCGAAGGTTATGAAAAAGGTACTGTAACTGAATCAGGTGCTGTTGCTGTTGATACCGGTATTTTCACTGGTCGTTCACCAAAAGATAAATACATTGTTCGTGACGATACGACACGCGATACAGTGTGGTGGTCTGATCAAGGCAAAAATGATAACAAAGCGATCTCTCAAGACGTATGGAGTGACCTGAAAACGCTGGTAACACAACAACTATCAACAAAACGCTTATTCGTGGTTGATACTTATTGTGGTGCCAATGCCAATACCCGTCTTAAAGTTCGTTTCATCACTGAAGTTGCATGGCAAGCGCATTTCGTTAAGAACATGTTCATCCGTCCTAGCGAAGCAGATTTAGCAACTTACGAACCAGATTTCGTGGTAATGAATGGCGCTAAATGCACAAACCCTGATTGGGAAAAGCATGGCCTAAATTCTGAAAACTTTGTTGCTTTCAATTTAACAGAAAAAATTCAACTTATTGGTGGTACTTGGTACGGCGGCGAAATGAAAAAAGGTATGTTCTCTTACATGAACTACTTATTGCCACTGCAAGGTATTGCATCAATGCATTGTTCAGCAAACGTCAGTTCTGAAGGTGAAACAGCGATCTTCTTTGGTCTTTCAGGTACCGGGAAAACCACGTTATCTACCGATCCAAAACGTCAACTAATCGGTGATGATGAACATGGCTGGGATGATGATGGCGTATTCAACTTTGAAGGCGGCTGTTACGCAAAAACAATTAAGTTAAGCGCTGAAGCAGAACCTGAAATTTTCGGCGCGATTCGTCGTGACGCATTACTTGAAAACGTAACCGTGCTTGACGGTGGCGTTGTTGATTATGACGATGGTTCAAAAACAGAAAATACCCGTGTATCTTACCCTATTGAGCATATTGAAAATATCGTTAAACCGATCTCAAAAGGCGGCCACGCGAATAAAGTTATTTTCTTAAGTGCAGATGCATTTGGGGTTTTACCTCCGGTATCTAAACTAACGCCAGAACAAACTAAATATCACTTCCTATCAGGCTTTACGGCTAAATTAGCCGGTACTGAACGTGGTATTACTGAACCAACACCAACATTCTCAGCATGTTTCGGCGCGGCGTTCCTATCGCTTCACCCAACAAAATATGGTCAAGAGTTAGTGAAACGTATGGAAGCATCTGGTGCCCAAGCTTACTTAGTTAATACCGGTTGGAATGGCACAGGTAAACGTATCTCAATTAAAGATACCCGTGCAATTATCGATGCCATTCTTGATGGTTCAATTGAAAAAGTGGAAAGTAAAACTATCCCTTACTTCAATTTAGAAGTACCAACCACATTACCAGGTTGTGATACTAAGATACTTGACCCACGCGATACATATGAAGATACAAATGTATGGGAAGAGAAAGCGGTTGACCTTGCTAAACGTTTCGTGAACAACTTCGAGAAGTTCACCGACAACGAAGAAGGTAAAGCACTGCTTGCAGCAGGACCACAGCTATAA
- the gspH gene encoding type II secretion system minor pseudopilin GspH produces the protein MQDRTHQEAGFTLLEIMLVIFLMGMMVTGVVMTMSTAGPDRQLKKEAARFVGVLELAEEEALLSSIEMGLVIAEQEYQFVYLDDNDRWTAFTDSKVFAKKTLEEDIVLSFELAGLKAEGSFLGSRKLFADDDGLFEDKGGLFEGDEKAIRIEPDIFIYSSGEISDFTLTFTYMDADLGDSSIKVQFDEYGDLIINSMVDGL, from the coding sequence ATGCAAGATCGTACTCATCAAGAAGCTGGCTTTACACTATTAGAAATAATGTTAGTTATATTCTTAATGGGCATGATGGTTACAGGTGTGGTGATGACCATGAGCACCGCGGGTCCTGATAGACAACTCAAAAAAGAAGCCGCGCGTTTTGTTGGCGTATTAGAATTAGCGGAAGAAGAAGCGCTACTTAGTAGTATTGAAATGGGGTTGGTGATTGCAGAGCAAGAATATCAATTTGTTTATTTAGATGATAACGATAGGTGGACTGCGTTTACAGATTCGAAAGTATTTGCCAAAAAAACACTTGAAGAAGACATTGTGTTGTCTTTTGAACTCGCAGGATTAAAAGCTGAGGGTAGCTTTCTAGGCAGCCGTAAATTGTTCGCTGATGACGACGGTTTATTTGAAGATAAAGGCGGTTTGTTTGAAGGTGATGAAAAAGCAATCCGCATCGAACCGGATATCTTTATTTATTCCAGTGGTGAGATCTCGGACTTTACCTTAACCTTTACTTACATGGATGCCGATCTTGGCGATAGCAGTATTAAGGTTCAATTTGATGAATACGGTGACTTAATCATTAATTCGATGGTGGATGGGTTGTGA
- the hslO gene encoding Hsp33 family molecular chaperone HslO has translation MSQKDLLHRYLFEDHQVRGEIVQLEQSFIDILEKLNYPRPVQRLLGELQVATSLLTATLKFKGSITVQLQGDGPVTLAVINGNEKLELRGVARWNGSVPDTNNVKELIGKGVMVITISPDKGERYQGIVDLGGETLQECLEQYFEQSEQLTTRLWFRTGKVGHRKHAAGMMIQKLPASDDKKSSHEDFEHLAALTATIKDDELFNLDAEDVLVRLYHQEKVRLFEPQTVSFKCGCSHERSAVALLSVAKEELLDIIAEKGQIEMHCDYCGSLYAFNAGDVEDIHSPQIGNPVH, from the coding sequence ATGAGCCAGAAAGATTTATTACACCGTTACCTATTTGAAGATCATCAAGTTCGAGGTGAAATTGTACAACTTGAACAAAGCTTTATTGATATCTTAGAAAAACTAAACTACCCAAGACCAGTTCAACGCCTACTTGGTGAGTTACAAGTCGCAACAAGTCTATTGACCGCGACATTGAAATTTAAAGGCTCGATTACTGTCCAGTTACAAGGTGATGGTCCGGTAACACTTGCGGTGATTAATGGTAACGAAAAGCTTGAACTACGCGGTGTGGCTCGCTGGAACGGTTCAGTACCAGACACTAACAATGTAAAAGAACTTATCGGTAAAGGTGTGATGGTCATTACTATTTCACCAGACAAAGGCGAACGTTATCAAGGTATCGTTGATCTTGGCGGTGAAACGTTACAAGAATGTCTAGAGCAATACTTTGAACAGTCTGAGCAGTTAACAACACGCCTGTGGTTCCGTACGGGTAAAGTTGGCCATAGAAAACACGCGGCTGGCATGATGATACAAAAATTACCCGCATCAGACGACAAGAAAAGTTCTCACGAAGATTTTGAACACCTAGCAGCGTTAACAGCAACAATTAAAGATGACGAATTATTTAATCTTGATGCTGAAGATGTATTAGTACGACTTTATCACCAAGAAAAAGTACGTTTATTCGAGCCACAAACAGTATCATTTAAATGTGGTTGTTCACACGAACGTAGCGCAGTAGCATTACTCAGTGTAGCAAAAGAAGAGTTACTCGATATTATTGCTGAGAAAGGCCAAATAGAGATGCACTGCGATTATTGCGGTTCACTTTATGCCTTTAATGCGGGAGATGTCGAAGACATACACTCTCCACAAATCGGCAATCCAGTACATTAA
- the gspG gene encoding type II secretion system major pseudopilin GspG, protein MNNKKRNVSGFTLLEIMVVIVILGVLASMVIPNLLGNKEKADRQKVVSDIVALENAMDMYKLDNSRYPTTEQGLDALVEMPDVDPEPRDYRNGGYIKRLPQDPWGNEYLLVSPGENGQVDIYSIGLDAEEGSDDDIGNWNMHDK, encoded by the coding sequence ATGAATAACAAGAAACGGAATGTATCAGGTTTTACCCTGTTAGAGATCATGGTCGTTATTGTGATCTTAGGGGTACTTGCATCAATGGTTATCCCTAATTTATTAGGCAATAAAGAAAAAGCCGATCGCCAAAAAGTAGTATCAGATATTGTGGCACTGGAAAATGCGATGGATATGTACAAGCTGGATAACAGTCGCTACCCAACGACAGAGCAAGGTTTAGATGCATTAGTTGAAATGCCGGATGTAGACCCTGAGCCAAGAGATTACCGTAACGGTGGTTATATCAAACGTTTACCGCAAGACCCTTGGGGTAATGAATATTTATTAGTCAGCCCAGGTGAGAATGGTCAAGTTGATATTTATTCTATCGGTTTAGATGCTGAAGAAGGTTCTGATGACGATATCGGTAACTGGAACATGCATGACAAGTAA
- the hslR gene encoding ribosome-associated heat shock protein Hsp15, with the protein MSKNTKPDSSDVRFDKWLWAARFYKTRAIARDMIQSGKIRYNDQRAKPSKTVELGATIKIRQGFDEKEVIVKQLSAQRRGAPEAATLYEETPTSVEKRAQNDVARKLNTLHSPRPDKRPDKKQRREILRIKNH; encoded by the coding sequence ATGTCAAAAAATACCAAACCAGATAGTAGTGATGTACGTTTCGATAAATGGTTGTGGGCAGCTCGGTTTTATAAAACCCGCGCCATCGCCAGAGATATGATCCAGAGTGGCAAGATTCGCTACAATGATCAACGCGCAAAACCCAGTAAAACCGTTGAGTTGGGTGCAACAATAAAAATAAGACAAGGCTTTGATGAAAAGGAAGTGATCGTAAAGCAGCTTTCCGCACAAAGGAGAGGGGCACCAGAAGCGGCAACTTTGTATGAAGAAACACCAACCAGTGTTGAAAAGCGTGCACAAAATGATGTCGCGCGTAAACTGAATACATTGCATAGCCCTCGCCCTGATAAACGTCCCGACAAAAAACAACGTCGTGAGATATTGCGGATAAAAAATCATTAA